In the genome of Streptomyces pactum, one region contains:
- a CDS encoding DUF5936 domain-containing protein, with protein sequence MSGPGLLLALAMGLSVAGIAYGIALCRSEAKLPPDLAVALEVGATRTTAVGSAVDRLGMRWAPLVLRLMGDKRVARVRRRIDLAGNPGGLTVDRYAARRAVYGILGFGGALVMLAKGQLVAAVLLVAFGVFWIEVGIWAAVRERKDAIERTLPDFLDVLAVVVSAGLGFRQALDRVADKYQGPWADELRITLRQMDMGVSRRQAFEELRRRNDSEQVAQFVTALQQGEELGAPIVDTLIAIANDMRRTDAQNARRRAARAVPKATMVITTFMVPGTMILLIAGFFLGSGTDFGTVTGD encoded by the coding sequence ATGAGCGGACCGGGACTGCTGCTCGCCCTCGCCATGGGCCTGTCCGTGGCGGGCATCGCCTACGGCATCGCGCTCTGCCGCAGCGAGGCGAAACTCCCGCCCGACCTGGCGGTCGCCCTGGAGGTGGGCGCCACCCGCACCACCGCGGTGGGCTCCGCAGTGGACCGGCTCGGCATGCGCTGGGCGCCGCTGGTGCTGCGGCTGATGGGCGACAAGCGGGTCGCCCGGGTGCGCCGCCGGATCGACCTGGCGGGCAACCCGGGCGGTCTGACCGTGGACCGCTACGCCGCCCGCCGCGCGGTCTACGGCATCCTCGGCTTCGGCGGCGCGCTGGTGATGCTCGCCAAGGGCCAGCTGGTGGCGGCGGTGCTGCTGGTCGCGTTCGGCGTGTTCTGGATCGAGGTCGGCATCTGGGCGGCGGTACGGGAGCGGAAGGACGCCATCGAGCGGACCCTGCCGGACTTCCTCGACGTGCTGGCGGTGGTGGTCAGCGCCGGGCTCGGCTTCCGGCAGGCACTGGACCGCGTCGCGGACAAGTACCAGGGGCCGTGGGCCGACGAACTGCGCATCACCCTGCGGCAGATGGACATGGGCGTCAGCCGCCGGCAGGCGTTCGAGGAACTGCGCAGGCGCAACGACTCCGAGCAGGTCGCCCAGTTCGTCACCGCCCTCCAGCAGGGCGAGGAGCTGGGCGCCCCGATCGTGGACACACTGATCGCCATCGCGAACGACATGCGCCGCACCGACGCCCAGAACGCCCGCCGCCGGGCCGCCCGGGCGGTCCCCAAGGCCACGATGGTGATCACCACCTTCATGGTCCCGGGCACCATGATCCTCCTCATCGCCGGGTTCTTCCTCGGCTCCGGCACCGACTTCGGTACCGTCACCGGCGACTGA